In one Bacillus sp. PK3_68 genomic region, the following are encoded:
- a CDS encoding amidohydrolase, producing MAKADIVLKGNAIFTGVNDEPVSGAVIIKDNRISDICSKEKSKDYIGSDTKVYSFDDELIMPGFHDFHLHLFLGSLYADSVSLIDAKSELEAAIKVKEFADQRPEDPWVFGFRWYHVHWDNHTLPSRQTLDELIPDRPVLLVNEEGHGVWLNTRAMQMLGINRHTAEPAFGKIFKDETGEPTGVLYETAISLAQAAFQLPKEKEKRLLERFLRKAASFGITSVSDMLPLTGYELGDIHLYKQFEEEEKLTARINFLTVLNGNLDYAKQVRQLFNSSKLKFSGLKQFLDGVPATYTALLLENYTDFPTKGEPFLPPETIKSWVTEADREGFRIRLHACGDGAVRLGLDIYEEAMKANGSRDARHTIEHIEVIDPADIPRFSELGVMASMQPEHMNTEEFANNVYLSRLGEERSKRTWPIKSLQDSGAKLAFGSDYPIVEINPLPGIYRAVTRVNDSGEPNGGWNPEEKIQLADAIRCYTSGSAYGVFAEDELGTLEKGKLADIAVLDRNLFNLPAKEILRAKVKLTIMDGAVVYEKALSGKLAIQ from the coding sequence GTGGCTAAAGCAGATATCGTTTTAAAAGGAAATGCTATTTTTACAGGAGTAAATGATGAACCCGTCTCGGGGGCAGTCATTATTAAGGACAATAGAATTAGTGACATTTGTTCAAAAGAAAAAAGCAAAGATTATATTGGCAGCGACACGAAAGTATATAGCTTTGATGACGAGCTGATCATGCCGGGGTTTCACGATTTCCACCTTCATTTATTCTTGGGAAGTTTATATGCGGACAGCGTGTCACTCATCGATGCCAAGTCGGAGCTGGAAGCCGCCATAAAAGTGAAAGAGTTTGCCGATCAGCGGCCGGAAGATCCCTGGGTGTTCGGTTTTAGGTGGTATCACGTCCATTGGGATAATCATACACTCCCAAGCCGTCAAACCCTTGATGAGTTGATTCCGGATCGGCCTGTTCTTTTAGTCAATGAAGAAGGACATGGTGTCTGGTTGAATACGAGAGCCATGCAAATGCTAGGCATCAACAGACATACTGCAGAACCGGCTTTTGGAAAAATATTTAAAGACGAGACGGGGGAGCCGACGGGTGTTCTCTATGAAACGGCGATCAGTTTAGCTCAGGCTGCTTTTCAATTGCCAAAAGAAAAAGAAAAGAGGTTGCTGGAGAGGTTTTTAAGAAAAGCGGCCAGCTTCGGGATCACCAGTGTTAGTGACATGCTGCCGCTTACAGGGTATGAATTAGGCGATATCCACTTATATAAACAATTTGAAGAAGAAGAAAAGTTAACGGCAAGAATTAATTTTTTGACTGTGTTGAACGGAAACCTGGATTATGCTAAACAAGTTCGCCAGTTGTTTAATTCCAGTAAATTGAAGTTTTCCGGCTTAAAGCAGTTTCTGGATGGCGTACCGGCTACTTATACAGCTCTTCTGCTGGAGAACTATACAGACTTCCCAACCAAAGGTGAGCCTTTCTTACCTCCGGAAACAATTAAATCGTGGGTTACTGAAGCCGATCGAGAGGGCTTTAGAATTCGTCTGCATGCTTGCGGGGACGGGGCCGTACGGTTAGGGCTCGATATCTATGAAGAGGCGATGAAAGCCAACGGCAGCCGGGATGCCCGACATACAATTGAACATATTGAAGTTATTGATCCGGCAGATATTCCCCGTTTTTCTGAATTAGGTGTAATGGCATCCATGCAGCCGGAGCATATGAACACAGAAGAATTTGCGAACAACGTTTATTTGTCTCGTCTTGGAGAAGAACGTTCCAAGCGGACATGGCCGATTAAAAGTTTACAAGATTCCGGAGCCAAGCTGGCTTTTGGAAGCGATTATCCCATCGTTGAAATTAACCCGCTCCCGGGAATTTATCGGGCGGTTACAAGAGTGAATGATAGCGGTGAACCAAATGGAGGATGGAACCCGGAAGAGAAAATTCAATTGGCTGATGCAATAAGATGCTACACTTCCGGTTCTGCTTACGGAGTTTTTGCAGAGGATGAACTTGGCACGCTGGAAAAAGGAAAGCTGGCCGACATTGCTGTTTTAGACCGGAATTTGTTCAATTTGCCTGCAAAAGAAATCCTGCGGGCGAAAGTAAAACTGACAATTATGGACGGAGCTGTTGTTTATGAAAAGGCATTGTCTGGAAAATTAGCTATTCAATAA
- a CDS encoding spermidine/putrescine ABC transporter substrate-binding protein: MKRGKRGIIYWFSISSLILLAGFILGGCNQEGKSKEDEKAVNIFNWSQYIPDHVIEKFEEETGIKVNYDTYASNEEMYAKLSAGQSGYDVVVPTLYYLEIMEKQGMLEKINKDNLPHLKNIDQDFMGLYVDPKNDYSVPFMWGTGIIAVNEKLIDKEVTGYKDLFDPQFKNSIVASDDMRFVLGAMLAMEGNDPNTQDEKQIEEAGKRMKELLPNIKLFDNESPKTVLANNEVKAGILYGGEAILAQRENPDIKLVLPKEYLLLWQENLVIPKGAPHKENAEKFIDFLLQPEISKEITMSYPYGNPNKEALKLLPEDLRSLIELPTDELKRGIYAKDVGEATAIYDRVWAEVKQ; encoded by the coding sequence ATGAAAAGAGGCAAGCGGGGGATCATATATTGGTTTAGCATCAGTTCACTTATACTATTGGCTGGGTTCATTCTAGGCGGCTGCAACCAAGAGGGGAAATCAAAAGAAGATGAAAAAGCTGTAAATATTTTTAACTGGTCACAGTATATTCCGGATCACGTCATCGAAAAATTTGAAGAAGAGACGGGAATAAAAGTGAACTATGATACGTACGCATCTAATGAGGAAATGTATGCAAAATTAAGCGCTGGTCAATCAGGGTATGATGTTGTGGTTCCTACTTTATATTACCTGGAAATTATGGAGAAACAGGGGATGCTCGAAAAGATCAATAAAGACAATCTTCCTCACCTGAAGAATATTGACCAGGATTTTATGGGTCTGTACGTCGATCCCAAGAATGACTACTCTGTTCCTTTTATGTGGGGGACAGGCATTATTGCCGTCAATGAAAAGCTCATTGATAAGGAAGTGACAGGATACAAGGATTTATTTGATCCGCAGTTTAAAAACAGTATTGTTGCTTCCGATGATATGCGCTTTGTTTTAGGTGCCATGCTCGCTATGGAAGGAAATGATCCAAACACACAGGACGAAAAACAAATTGAAGAAGCGGGCAAGCGAATGAAAGAGCTGCTGCCCAATATTAAACTGTTTGACAACGAAAGTCCTAAAACCGTTCTGGCAAATAACGAGGTGAAGGCAGGGATTTTATATGGGGGTGAAGCTATCCTGGCACAAAGGGAAAACCCTGATATTAAGCTTGTACTGCCCAAAGAATACCTTCTTTTATGGCAGGAAAATTTAGTGATCCCAAAAGGAGCGCCGCACAAAGAAAACGCTGAAAAATTTATTGACTTTTTACTGCAGCCTGAAATCAGTAAGGAGATTACTATGAGCTACCCGTATGGAAATCCGAACAAGGAAGCTTTAAAGCTACTGCCGGAGGATCTCCGAAGCTTGATCGAGCTGCCTACAGATGAGCTGAAAAGAGGCATATATGCAAAGGATGTAGGAGAAGCAACAGCAATCTATGACCGTGTGTGGGCAGAGGTAAAGCAATAA
- a CDS encoding bifunctional GNAT family N-acetyltransferase/carbon-nitrogen hydrolase family protein, which yields MPVKKPSNFDKKIIVRTIRTDDFHEIIELSKIAFPQMEPWEAQHLESHLKVFPEGQFCVEYGGRIIGSCSSLIVDFEEYDDDHSFDEITDDGFIRNHDPKGLNLYGIDVAVHPDFRGMKIGQRLYEARKQLCRERNLKSIIIGGRIPNYSKHAHRLSAREYVDEVMKQNLYDPVLTFQMMNGFVLKRVNSDYLSDDQASLKHATLMEWYNVDYLPKAQHHYKRAFPVRISVVQYMMKQIHSFTDFANQCEYFIDASANFRSDFVVFPETFTMQLLSFLGEDIPSLQVKKLTSFTEQYIKTFTDLAIKYNVNIIGGSHFVEENHSIYNIAYLFRRDGTVDRQRQIHIPADDQKWWGIQPGNNIHVFDTDCGKIAMLVSYDILFPELARLAVDKGAQIIFTPFSTEDQQGYLRIRYCSQARAIENQVYTVIAGTAGNLTHVPHMDVQYAQSGIFSPCDFTFPEKGIVGECNPNIETIIVGEVDLETLRRSRNIGTVTPLKDRRMEFYHTESKKLDQVETERV from the coding sequence ATGCCGGTTAAAAAACCATCAAACTTTGATAAAAAGATCATTGTCCGTACGATTCGAACAGATGATTTTCATGAGATCATTGAGTTATCCAAAATTGCTTTCCCGCAAATGGAGCCGTGGGAAGCTCAACATTTGGAAAGCCACTTAAAGGTCTTCCCTGAAGGGCAATTTTGTGTGGAATACGGCGGAAGAATTATTGGGTCATGTTCAAGTTTGATTGTTGATTTTGAAGAATATGATGATGACCACAGCTTTGATGAGATTACGGACGACGGCTTTATTAGAAACCATGATCCGAAAGGATTGAATCTTTATGGAATTGATGTGGCTGTCCATCCAGATTTTCGCGGTATGAAAATAGGTCAGCGGCTCTACGAAGCTAGAAAGCAGCTTTGCAGAGAAAGAAATTTAAAGAGTATTATTATAGGCGGAAGAATTCCTAACTACAGTAAGCATGCTCATCGGTTATCAGCAAGGGAATACGTTGATGAGGTAATGAAGCAAAATCTATATGACCCGGTATTAACTTTTCAAATGATGAATGGCTTCGTATTAAAGCGAGTAAATTCCGATTATTTATCAGATGATCAAGCGTCTCTTAAACATGCAACACTAATGGAATGGTATAACGTCGATTACTTGCCAAAAGCCCAACATCATTATAAAAGGGCTTTTCCCGTGAGAATTTCAGTCGTGCAATACATGATGAAGCAGATCCACTCCTTTACTGACTTTGCGAATCAATGCGAGTACTTTATCGATGCGAGCGCTAATTTCAGATCGGACTTTGTGGTATTTCCAGAAACCTTTACAATGCAGCTTCTATCTTTTCTTGGAGAAGATATTCCTAGCTTGCAGGTGAAAAAATTAACTAGCTTTACTGAACAATATATAAAAACATTTACTGACTTGGCGATCAAGTATAACGTAAATATTATCGGCGGCTCTCACTTTGTCGAGGAAAATCATTCTATATACAATATTGCCTACCTATTCAGACGGGATGGGACGGTTGACAGGCAGCGTCAAATTCATATCCCGGCGGATGACCAAAAATGGTGGGGGATACAGCCGGGCAATAATATTCATGTGTTTGATACAGACTGTGGGAAAATCGCCATGTTAGTTAGCTATGATATTTTATTTCCAGAGCTTGCTCGCCTCGCTGTTGATAAGGGAGCACAAATCATTTTTACGCCATTTTCAACAGAGGACCAACAAGGGTACTTGAGAATTCGGTATTGTTCACAGGCCCGGGCGATTGAAAATCAAGTTTATACGGTTATTGCTGGAACTGCCGGGAATTTAACACATGTTCCGCATATGGATGTCCAATACGCACAATCAGGTATTTTTTCACCGTGTGACTTTACTTTTCCGGAAAAAGGAATTGTTGGTGAGTGCAATCCAAACATTGAAACGATCATCGTTGGGGAAGTAGATTTAGAAACTTTAAGAAGAAGC